One region of Colius striatus isolate bColStr4 chromosome 4, bColStr4.1.hap1, whole genome shotgun sequence genomic DNA includes:
- the NUP153 gene encoding nuclear pore complex protein Nup153 isoform X2: MASGGGGGGGDGIGGGKIRTRRYHLGAAKPPYARSKQGIISRVTESVKNIVPGWLQKYFNKSEDECVDTNESTNQEENPVNYHHDYANEDTIVIDGRVTPESARINLEEPSTSRSALNFSDVLTRPSLHRSHLNCSMLDSAVPHCQPSTSSSLGVGSPGLSLVKEIKDSTSQHDDDNISTTSGFSSRASDKDITVSKNTSAPLLWSTEAERSHSLSQHPATSSKKPAFNLSAFGSPSPSLGNTSVFKTSRLGDSPFYPGKTTYGGAAAATRETKARIAPYQPPVRRQMKAKQASVQSYGVTSSTARRILQSLEKMSSPLADAKRIPSSVSSPLSSPVDRSVLNMTSFQSKRNQMESQYPPVQKLVTPKAILLSANRTQYFKPSLSPATDPSKVHQRVDLKHKGMREKSFPPEQRVKPSESNLTYPKFSTPASNGLSSGGGVGGGGKMRRERGVHYVSKSEQNQQEAEEPVLPKVPLPISTASLPSFTFHAGSVSLSPSASSTAMMNKVQPASNAGSPVFRFSSPIVKSTEAEVLPPLSIGFTFSVPVVKSAELSGSSDTPVTSLLNLDTTTVNSTSNKKDKEEYDGPPKPAKVLKEGSVLDILKSPGFTSVKTHSSASAPPVTSTVVYTRPAISSFSASKDTSKQTSTFWQPDTYDPCLQNKTTDGKCGTCEAAKVSTVESTKQTISSSQCVASKAAVATAGTLGFEDKFKTAPNTWDCDTCLVQNKPEATKCIACETPKPGTGVMPALTLPVVTDSSVTVTPSSSTTDTTVTLGFGDKFKKPKGSWDCAVCLVLNKAEDSKCVACQSEKPGSSVPVTSSNVSEFSTASGGFLDLDKFKKPEGSWDCEVCLVQNKAEATKCVACESAKPGTKAEPQGFGTAAVSTSAAMPSFTFGVQSSSSESSHSLGSTGSFKLGEQGSFKFGIASESASSNTVTGGFKFPASSGSFKFGVSSSDSKSEDSKKEGKSNSFTFGLPSTSSQAPSTFQFGTANLGQQEKKEEPVLGGFGFGTSSASSVATNENKTGVSGFTFGTVAEKEVASPAFAFKKSEEKNDETLPAKGGFSFGSVESTPASQFVLGRTEEKQDSVASTTPLVFGKKAEGEELKAQPMFSAGTAEHTKEESTAKPIFNFSFGKPSEKESEQAKPAFAFGTQTSTSDQGAAKPSFSFLSSSSSSTAVPTTSANSSSVFGSAISSSNPQPNPQPVPAPFVFGQPSNTVSSSVFGNSAESAASQSFGFSQENKPATTSSSTGTALSTFLFGSGSTNAASSGFTFGATTTSSSTGSSSPFVFGSGPAAPAAGPAFGAAQQPAFGQGQGAGQSAAPTFGSLSTALFSGAAQPAPPAFGSVTSSTQPSVFGQQAPQQPGFGSGTPSAGSVFQFGSNTSNFNFPNNPGVFTFGANTPAPAAPAQPSGSSGFSFSQPPTFTMGTNGKNVFSASGSSVSGRKIKTAVRRRK, from the exons AACCATCCACGAGTAGATCTGCGTTGAACTTCTCCGATGTGTTAACAAGGCCGTCTCTTCATCGGAGCCATTTGAACTGTAGCATGCTGGATTCTGCAGTACCACATTGTCAGCCCTCTACGTCATCTTCCCTTGGCGTTGGCAGTCCTGGACTGTCTCTtgtaaaagaaatcaaagattCTACCTCTCAGCATGATGATGACAACATCTCAACAACCAGTGGTTTCTCCTCTAGAGCATCTGATAAAG ATATCACCGTTTCAAAAAATACTTCAGCACCACTGCTCTGGTCCACAGAGGCTGAAAGATCTCATTCACTCTCCCAGCATCCTGCAACTAGCTCTAAAAAACCTGCCTTCAATTTATCTGCTTTTGGATCTCCCTCTCCT TCCCTTGGAAATACTTCTGTCTTTAAGACAAGCCGACTTGGGGATTCTCCGTTTTACCCTGGAAAGACCACTTATGGtggtgcagctgcagcaacGAGGGAGACAAAAGCACGAATTGCTCCTTATCAG CCCCCAGTAAGAAGACAAATGAAAGCTAAGCAAGCAAGTGTGCAGTCCTACGGTGTGACAAGCTCCACGGCACGGCGCATCTTGCAGTCATTGGAGAAGATGTCAAGTCCTTTGGCG GATGCTAAAAGGATTCCCTCTTCTGTTTCCAGTCCTCTGTCTTCT cCTGTGGACAGGAGTGTGCTGAATATGACTAGCTTCCAATCCAAACGAAATCAG ATGGAATCTCAGTATCCACCTGTCCAGAAACTCGTGACACCAAAGGCAATCCTGCTGTCAGCGAATCGGACCCAATATTTTAAACCATCTCTGAGTCCTGCTACCGATCCCAGCAAAGTTCACCAGAGAGTAGACCTAAAGCACAAA GGCATGAGGGAGAAGAGTTTTCCTCCAGAACAGCGAGTAAAACCATCTGAAAG CAATTTGACTTACCCCAAATTCAGTACTCCTGCATCCAACGGCTTGTCTTCAGGAGGAGGAGTGGGTGGTGGTGGCAAGatgagaagggaaagaggagTCCACTATGTATCAAAATCTGAACAAAACCAACAG GAAGCAGAGGAACCAGTGCTACCGAAAGTACCCCTGCCCATCAGCACTGCATCGCTGCCTTCCTTCACTTTCCATGCCGGTTCTGTCTCACTGTCACCAAGCGCTAGTTCAACAGCCATGATGAACAAG GTACAACCAGCAAGTAACGCTGGCAGTCCCGTGTTCAGATTTTCATCTCCAATTGTGAAATCTACTGAGGCAGAAGTGCTACCTCCGTTGTCT ATTGGGTTTACATTTAGTGTTCCTGTTGTAAAATCAGCAGAGCTCTCTGGATCCAGTGATACACCAGTGACGTCCTTACTTAATCTAG atacCACCACTGTAAACAGCACCAGCAATAAGAAGGACAAAGAGGAATACGATGGTCCCCCCAAACCTGCGAAGGTCTTAAAGGAAGGGAGTGTGTTAGACATTCTAAAAAGCCCTG gCTTTACGTCCGTGAAAACACACTCCTCTGCATCTGCACCGCCTGTTACAAGCACAGTGGTCTACACAAGGCCTGCAATAAGTAGTTTTTCTGCAAGCAAAGACACCTCTAAACAAACATCCACGTTTTGGCAGCCTGACACATACGACCCATGtctacaaaacaaaaccacagatgGCAAATGTGGAACATGTGAAGCTGCTAAAGTGTCAACAGTCGAGAGTACAAAACAGACGATAAGCTCAAGTCAGTGTGTCGCCTCCAAGGCAGCCGTTGCTACGGCAGGGACACTGGGCTTTGAAGACAAGTTTAAAACGGCACCCAACACGTGGGATTGTGATACCTGTCTGGTCCAGAACAAACCTGAAGCTACAAAATGTATAGCATGTGAGACACCAAAGCCTGGAACGGGAGTAATGCCTGCTCTGACGTTGCCAGTGGTCACAGACAGCTCGGTGACAGTGACGCCCTCCTCCAGCACCACTGACACAACAGTCACTCTGGGGTTTGGAGACAAATTTAAGAAGCCAAAAGGCTCTTGGGATTGTGCGGTGTGCCTTGTATTAAATAAGGCAGAAGACAGCAAATGTGTAGCTTGTCAGTCCGAGAAACCAG GGAGTTCAGTGCCTGTGACCAGTAGCAATGTTTCTGAATTTTCTACTGCTTCTGGAGGATTTCTGGATTTAGACAAATTCAAGAAGCCTGAAGGAAGCTGGGATTGTGAGGTCTGCTTGgtccaaaacaaagcagaagccACGAAATGTGTAGCCTGTGAAAGTGCAAAGCCTGGCACCAAAGCAGAGCCCCAAG GTTTTGGTACAGCTGCTGTGTCCACAAGTGCTGCAATGCCATCATTTACCTTCGGTGTccagtcatcctcctctgaatCTTCCCATTCGTTAGGTAGCACAGGAAGTTTTAAATTAGGAGAACAAGGAAGCTTCAAGTTTGGCATTGCATCTGAATCTGCATCTTCCAACACTGTGACTGGGGGATTTAAGTTTCCTGCTAGTTCAGGGAGCTTCAAATTTGGAGTTTCATCCTCAGACTCTAAATcagaagacagtaaaaaagaaggtaaaagcAACAGTTTTACCTTTGGACTCCCATCTACAAGCAGTCAGGCTCCTTCAACATTTCAGTTTGGGACAGCGAACCTGggacagcaggaaaagaaagaagaaccTGTTTTGGGAGGCTTTGGTTTTGGCACAAGTTCTGCTTCTTCCGTAGCTACCAACGAGAATAAAACCGGAGTCAGCGGCTTCACTTTTGGAACTGTGGCAGAAAAGGAGGTGGCATCACCGGCTTTTGCGTTTAAGAAGTCGGAGGAGAAAAACGATGAGACTCTTCCAGCAAAGGGAGGCTTCTCTTTCGGCAGTGTGGAGTCCACGCCTGCCTCGCAGTTTGTCCTGGGAAGGACGGAAGAGAAACAGGACTCTGTTGCTTCTACCACTCCACTAGTGTTTGGAAAGAAAGCCGAGGGTGAAGAGTTAAAGGCACAGCCGATGTtttcagctgggacagctgagcATACCAAAGAGGAGAGCACAGCAAAACCCATATTCAACTTCAGTTTTGGTAAACCATCAGAGAAGGAAAGTGAGCAGGCAAAGCCAGCTTTTGCATTTGGGACACAAACCAGTACTTCAG ATCAAGGAGCAGCGAAGCCATCCTTCAGCTTCTTGAGCTCTAGTTCCTCCAGCACAGCCGTGCCCACCACTTCAgccaacagcagcagtgtgtttGGCAGCGCCATCTCTTCCTCCAACCCTCAGCCAAATCCTCAGCCGGTCCCCGCTCCCTTCGTGTTTGGACAGCCCAGCAACACTGTGAGCAGCTCTGTTTTTGGTAATTCTGCGGAATCTGCAGCTTCTCAGTCATTTGGCTTCTctcaagaaaacaaaccagcaacCACATCTTCCAGCACCGGCACGGCTCTTTCTACCTTCCTCTTTGGTTCGGGCAGCACCAATGCAGCAAGTTCAGGCTTTACCTTTGGAGCCACAACCACATCAAGCTCAACAG GGTCATCCTCTCCGTTTGTGTTTGGCTCCGGGCCGGCCGCCCCCGCAGCCGGGCCCGCGTTCGGCGCGGCGCAGCAGCCGGCGTTCGGGCAGGGCCAAGGGGCCGGGCAGTCGGCAGCTCCCACCTTCGGCTCGCTGTCCACAGCGCTGTTCTCGGGCGCCGCGCAGCCCGCTCCTCCCGCCTTCGGCTCGGTGACGAGCAGCACGCAGCCCTCGGTCTTCGGGCAGCAAGCCCCCCAACAGCCAGGGTTTGGCTCTGGTACCCCCAGTGCTG GTTCTGTATTCCAGTTTGGAAGTAACACTTCGAATTTCAACTTTCCAAATAACCCAGGAGTATTTACTTTTGGTGCAAACACCCCTGCACCAGCAGCCCCGGCACAGCCTTCTGGCTCCTCGGGATTTTCCTTCAGCCAACCTCCAACATTTACAATGGG GACTAatgggaaaaatgttttctctgccTCTGGATCTTCAGTTTCTGGCCGGAAGATAAAGACTGCAGTTAGACGTAGAAAATAA
- the FAM8A1 gene encoding protein FAM8A1, whose protein sequence is MAESGPGPGRPGAGAAAMAESGGGAGGEANAAASPPPPSSPAAAGGEEGGGAKALSAAEYARRVHQWLWDSYCGYLSWQGCLPALLAASAAAAAGPAAGPPRVSAPPPPPCPLPGAAAAYYSPFYLFAPPPAHTAAAGPGPRAATAAAATAAWPGATGRLAPVPRAASSSAAGSSGAAREPGRPAGREFIIPSLAHRFIAEMVDFFILFFIKATIVLSIMHLSGIKDISKFAMHYIIEEIDEDTSMEDLQKMMVVALIYRLLVCFYEIICIWGAGGATPGKFLLGLRVVTCDTSVLVAPSRVLVIPSSNVSMTTSTIRALIKNFSIASFFPAFITLLFFQHNRTAYDIVAGTIVVRRNGVR, encoded by the exons ATGGCGGAGTCGGGGCCCGGCCCGGGCCGGCCCGGCGCTGGGGCAGCGGCGATGGCGgagagcggcggcggcgccggagGGGAGGCGAATGCAGCCgcgtcgccgccgccgccgagcTCCCCCGCGGCGGCCGGCGGGGAGGAGGGCGGCGGGGCGAAGGCGCTGAGCGCGGCGGAGTACGCGCGGCGGGTGCACCAGTGGCTGTGGGACTCGTACTGCGGGTACCTCAGCTGGCAGGGCTGCCTGCCCGCCCTGCTCGCCGCctccgccgccgcggccgccggccccgccgccggccccccGCGGGtctccgcgccgccgccccctccctgcccgctgccgggggccgccgccgcctaCTACAGCCCCTTCTACCTCTTCGCTCCGCCGCCGGCCCACACggccgccgccgggccggggcccCGCGCCGCCACCGcagccgccgccaccgccgcttGGCCGGGAGCCACGGGAAGGCTGGCCCCGGTGCCCCGCGCGGCCTCCAGCAgcgcggccggcagcagcggcgCGGCCCGAGAGCCGGGGCGGCCGGCAG GCCGGGAGTTCATTATCCCTTCGTTGGCGCACAGGTTCATAGCAGAGATGGTGGATTTCTTTATTCTCTTCTTCATAAAGGCAACCATTGTTTTAAGTATTATGCACCTCAGTGGAATAAA GGACATCTCCAAATTTGCCATGCATTACATCATTGAAGAAATAGATGAAGATACATCCATGGAAGATTTGCAGAAAATGATGGTGGTAGCTCTCATCTACAGGTTGTTAGTCTGCTTCTATGAG ataATCTGTATCTGGGGAGCAGGTGGAGCAACCCCAGGGAAATTCTTGCTTGGGCTGCGAGTTGTGACATGTGACACGTCGGTGCTGGTGGCACCCAGCCGTGTGTTAGTCATTCCATCCTCCAACGTCAGCATGACCAC GTCCACAATACGAGCTTTGATCAAGAATTTCTCGATTGCCTCGTTTTTTCCTGCATTCATTACACTGCTGTTTTTCCAGCACAACAGAACAGCCTACGATATCGTAGCAGGAACTATTGTGGTAAGAAGAAATGGAGTCAGATGA
- the NUP153 gene encoding nuclear pore complex protein Nup153 isoform X1, producing the protein MASGGGGGGGDGIGGGKIRTRRYHLGAAKPPYARSKQGIISRVTESVKNIVPGWLQKYFNKSEDECVDTNESTNQEENPVNYHHDYANEDTIVIDGRVTPESARINLEEPSTSRSALNFSDVLTRPSLHRSHLNCSMLDSAVPHCQPSTSSSLGVGSPGLSLVKEIKDSTSQHDDDNISTTSGFSSRASDKDITVSKNTSAPLLWSTEAERSHSLSQHPATSSKKPAFNLSAFGSPSPSLGNTSVFKTSRLGDSPFYPGKTTYGGAAAATRETKARIAPYQPPVRRQMKAKQASVQSYGVTSSTARRILQSLEKMSSPLADAKRIPSSVSSPLSSPVDRSVLNMTSFQSKRNQMESQYPPVQKLVTPKAILLSANRTQYFKPSLSPATDPSKVHQRVDLKHKGMREKSFPPEQRVKPSESNLTYPKFSTPASNGLSSGGGVGGGGKMRRERGVHYVSKSEQNQQEAEEPVLPKVPLPISTASLPSFTFHAGSVSLSPSASSTAMMNKVQPASNAGSPVFRFSSPIVKSTEAEVLPPLSQIGFTFSVPVVKSAELSGSSDTPVTSLLNLDTTTVNSTSNKKDKEEYDGPPKPAKVLKEGSVLDILKSPGFTSVKTHSSASAPPVTSTVVYTRPAISSFSASKDTSKQTSTFWQPDTYDPCLQNKTTDGKCGTCEAAKVSTVESTKQTISSSQCVASKAAVATAGTLGFEDKFKTAPNTWDCDTCLVQNKPEATKCIACETPKPGTGVMPALTLPVVTDSSVTVTPSSSTTDTTVTLGFGDKFKKPKGSWDCAVCLVLNKAEDSKCVACQSEKPGSSVPVTSSNVSEFSTASGGFLDLDKFKKPEGSWDCEVCLVQNKAEATKCVACESAKPGTKAEPQGFGTAAVSTSAAMPSFTFGVQSSSSESSHSLGSTGSFKLGEQGSFKFGIASESASSNTVTGGFKFPASSGSFKFGVSSSDSKSEDSKKEGKSNSFTFGLPSTSSQAPSTFQFGTANLGQQEKKEEPVLGGFGFGTSSASSVATNENKTGVSGFTFGTVAEKEVASPAFAFKKSEEKNDETLPAKGGFSFGSVESTPASQFVLGRTEEKQDSVASTTPLVFGKKAEGEELKAQPMFSAGTAEHTKEESTAKPIFNFSFGKPSEKESEQAKPAFAFGTQTSTSDQGAAKPSFSFLSSSSSSTAVPTTSANSSSVFGSAISSSNPQPNPQPVPAPFVFGQPSNTVSSSVFGNSAESAASQSFGFSQENKPATTSSSTGTALSTFLFGSGSTNAASSGFTFGATTTSSSTGSSSPFVFGSGPAAPAAGPAFGAAQQPAFGQGQGAGQSAAPTFGSLSTALFSGAAQPAPPAFGSVTSSTQPSVFGQQAPQQPGFGSGTPSAGSVFQFGSNTSNFNFPNNPGVFTFGANTPAPAAPAQPSGSSGFSFSQPPTFTMGTNGKNVFSASGSSVSGRKIKTAVRRRK; encoded by the exons AACCATCCACGAGTAGATCTGCGTTGAACTTCTCCGATGTGTTAACAAGGCCGTCTCTTCATCGGAGCCATTTGAACTGTAGCATGCTGGATTCTGCAGTACCACATTGTCAGCCCTCTACGTCATCTTCCCTTGGCGTTGGCAGTCCTGGACTGTCTCTtgtaaaagaaatcaaagattCTACCTCTCAGCATGATGATGACAACATCTCAACAACCAGTGGTTTCTCCTCTAGAGCATCTGATAAAG ATATCACCGTTTCAAAAAATACTTCAGCACCACTGCTCTGGTCCACAGAGGCTGAAAGATCTCATTCACTCTCCCAGCATCCTGCAACTAGCTCTAAAAAACCTGCCTTCAATTTATCTGCTTTTGGATCTCCCTCTCCT TCCCTTGGAAATACTTCTGTCTTTAAGACAAGCCGACTTGGGGATTCTCCGTTTTACCCTGGAAAGACCACTTATGGtggtgcagctgcagcaacGAGGGAGACAAAAGCACGAATTGCTCCTTATCAG CCCCCAGTAAGAAGACAAATGAAAGCTAAGCAAGCAAGTGTGCAGTCCTACGGTGTGACAAGCTCCACGGCACGGCGCATCTTGCAGTCATTGGAGAAGATGTCAAGTCCTTTGGCG GATGCTAAAAGGATTCCCTCTTCTGTTTCCAGTCCTCTGTCTTCT cCTGTGGACAGGAGTGTGCTGAATATGACTAGCTTCCAATCCAAACGAAATCAG ATGGAATCTCAGTATCCACCTGTCCAGAAACTCGTGACACCAAAGGCAATCCTGCTGTCAGCGAATCGGACCCAATATTTTAAACCATCTCTGAGTCCTGCTACCGATCCCAGCAAAGTTCACCAGAGAGTAGACCTAAAGCACAAA GGCATGAGGGAGAAGAGTTTTCCTCCAGAACAGCGAGTAAAACCATCTGAAAG CAATTTGACTTACCCCAAATTCAGTACTCCTGCATCCAACGGCTTGTCTTCAGGAGGAGGAGTGGGTGGTGGTGGCAAGatgagaagggaaagaggagTCCACTATGTATCAAAATCTGAACAAAACCAACAG GAAGCAGAGGAACCAGTGCTACCGAAAGTACCCCTGCCCATCAGCACTGCATCGCTGCCTTCCTTCACTTTCCATGCCGGTTCTGTCTCACTGTCACCAAGCGCTAGTTCAACAGCCATGATGAACAAG GTACAACCAGCAAGTAACGCTGGCAGTCCCGTGTTCAGATTTTCATCTCCAATTGTGAAATCTACTGAGGCAGAAGTGCTACCTCCGTTGTCT cagATTGGGTTTACATTTAGTGTTCCTGTTGTAAAATCAGCAGAGCTCTCTGGATCCAGTGATACACCAGTGACGTCCTTACTTAATCTAG atacCACCACTGTAAACAGCACCAGCAATAAGAAGGACAAAGAGGAATACGATGGTCCCCCCAAACCTGCGAAGGTCTTAAAGGAAGGGAGTGTGTTAGACATTCTAAAAAGCCCTG gCTTTACGTCCGTGAAAACACACTCCTCTGCATCTGCACCGCCTGTTACAAGCACAGTGGTCTACACAAGGCCTGCAATAAGTAGTTTTTCTGCAAGCAAAGACACCTCTAAACAAACATCCACGTTTTGGCAGCCTGACACATACGACCCATGtctacaaaacaaaaccacagatgGCAAATGTGGAACATGTGAAGCTGCTAAAGTGTCAACAGTCGAGAGTACAAAACAGACGATAAGCTCAAGTCAGTGTGTCGCCTCCAAGGCAGCCGTTGCTACGGCAGGGACACTGGGCTTTGAAGACAAGTTTAAAACGGCACCCAACACGTGGGATTGTGATACCTGTCTGGTCCAGAACAAACCTGAAGCTACAAAATGTATAGCATGTGAGACACCAAAGCCTGGAACGGGAGTAATGCCTGCTCTGACGTTGCCAGTGGTCACAGACAGCTCGGTGACAGTGACGCCCTCCTCCAGCACCACTGACACAACAGTCACTCTGGGGTTTGGAGACAAATTTAAGAAGCCAAAAGGCTCTTGGGATTGTGCGGTGTGCCTTGTATTAAATAAGGCAGAAGACAGCAAATGTGTAGCTTGTCAGTCCGAGAAACCAG GGAGTTCAGTGCCTGTGACCAGTAGCAATGTTTCTGAATTTTCTACTGCTTCTGGAGGATTTCTGGATTTAGACAAATTCAAGAAGCCTGAAGGAAGCTGGGATTGTGAGGTCTGCTTGgtccaaaacaaagcagaagccACGAAATGTGTAGCCTGTGAAAGTGCAAAGCCTGGCACCAAAGCAGAGCCCCAAG GTTTTGGTACAGCTGCTGTGTCCACAAGTGCTGCAATGCCATCATTTACCTTCGGTGTccagtcatcctcctctgaatCTTCCCATTCGTTAGGTAGCACAGGAAGTTTTAAATTAGGAGAACAAGGAAGCTTCAAGTTTGGCATTGCATCTGAATCTGCATCTTCCAACACTGTGACTGGGGGATTTAAGTTTCCTGCTAGTTCAGGGAGCTTCAAATTTGGAGTTTCATCCTCAGACTCTAAATcagaagacagtaaaaaagaaggtaaaagcAACAGTTTTACCTTTGGACTCCCATCTACAAGCAGTCAGGCTCCTTCAACATTTCAGTTTGGGACAGCGAACCTGggacagcaggaaaagaaagaagaaccTGTTTTGGGAGGCTTTGGTTTTGGCACAAGTTCTGCTTCTTCCGTAGCTACCAACGAGAATAAAACCGGAGTCAGCGGCTTCACTTTTGGAACTGTGGCAGAAAAGGAGGTGGCATCACCGGCTTTTGCGTTTAAGAAGTCGGAGGAGAAAAACGATGAGACTCTTCCAGCAAAGGGAGGCTTCTCTTTCGGCAGTGTGGAGTCCACGCCTGCCTCGCAGTTTGTCCTGGGAAGGACGGAAGAGAAACAGGACTCTGTTGCTTCTACCACTCCACTAGTGTTTGGAAAGAAAGCCGAGGGTGAAGAGTTAAAGGCACAGCCGATGTtttcagctgggacagctgagcATACCAAAGAGGAGAGCACAGCAAAACCCATATTCAACTTCAGTTTTGGTAAACCATCAGAGAAGGAAAGTGAGCAGGCAAAGCCAGCTTTTGCATTTGGGACACAAACCAGTACTTCAG ATCAAGGAGCAGCGAAGCCATCCTTCAGCTTCTTGAGCTCTAGTTCCTCCAGCACAGCCGTGCCCACCACTTCAgccaacagcagcagtgtgtttGGCAGCGCCATCTCTTCCTCCAACCCTCAGCCAAATCCTCAGCCGGTCCCCGCTCCCTTCGTGTTTGGACAGCCCAGCAACACTGTGAGCAGCTCTGTTTTTGGTAATTCTGCGGAATCTGCAGCTTCTCAGTCATTTGGCTTCTctcaagaaaacaaaccagcaacCACATCTTCCAGCACCGGCACGGCTCTTTCTACCTTCCTCTTTGGTTCGGGCAGCACCAATGCAGCAAGTTCAGGCTTTACCTTTGGAGCCACAACCACATCAAGCTCAACAG GGTCATCCTCTCCGTTTGTGTTTGGCTCCGGGCCGGCCGCCCCCGCAGCCGGGCCCGCGTTCGGCGCGGCGCAGCAGCCGGCGTTCGGGCAGGGCCAAGGGGCCGGGCAGTCGGCAGCTCCCACCTTCGGCTCGCTGTCCACAGCGCTGTTCTCGGGCGCCGCGCAGCCCGCTCCTCCCGCCTTCGGCTCGGTGACGAGCAGCACGCAGCCCTCGGTCTTCGGGCAGCAAGCCCCCCAACAGCCAGGGTTTGGCTCTGGTACCCCCAGTGCTG GTTCTGTATTCCAGTTTGGAAGTAACACTTCGAATTTCAACTTTCCAAATAACCCAGGAGTATTTACTTTTGGTGCAAACACCCCTGCACCAGCAGCCCCGGCACAGCCTTCTGGCTCCTCGGGATTTTCCTTCAGCCAACCTCCAACATTTACAATGGG GACTAatgggaaaaatgttttctctgccTCTGGATCTTCAGTTTCTGGCCGGAAGATAAAGACTGCAGTTAGACGTAGAAAATAA